A genomic window from Nocardioides sp. BP30 includes:
- a CDS encoding NAD(P)-dependent oxidoreductase has product MTGTGNTSAEKVGLIGVGDMGLPMSGHMVRRGLDVVAYDVDPARLAAAVEGGVTAASSVAEVAARTGIVIACLRTDDQMAAVAAEVAEHGRPGQLLVVAGTHSLALMRRLAESLEAVGGRVIDAPVVYGTTGAREGTLLSLCGGATEDVERARPALMGYSRGVEHVGALGAGQIAKACNNLLHWVHSVANFETLALAKRYGVDAQRMREVLLQSPAENGTLRRWDGTRFTWQEKDMDLVTELAQEGGLMLPLTGQVDQLVKSLTAGDVADLLYGEECRYLGRVVSAMSAADGGL; this is encoded by the coding sequence ATGACCGGGACCGGGAACACCTCGGCAGAGAAGGTCGGACTGATCGGCGTGGGCGACATGGGGCTGCCGATGTCGGGACACATGGTCCGGCGCGGCCTGGACGTCGTGGCGTACGACGTCGACCCCGCGCGCCTGGCCGCCGCGGTCGAGGGGGGTGTCACAGCGGCCTCCTCGGTCGCCGAGGTGGCCGCGAGGACCGGGATCGTGATCGCGTGCCTGCGCACCGACGATCAGATGGCGGCGGTCGCAGCGGAGGTCGCCGAACACGGCCGGCCCGGGCAGCTGCTGGTCGTCGCCGGCACGCACAGCCTGGCGCTGATGCGTCGACTGGCCGAGTCGCTGGAGGCCGTGGGTGGTCGGGTGATCGATGCCCCGGTCGTCTACGGCACGACGGGCGCGCGCGAGGGCACCCTGCTGTCGCTGTGCGGCGGCGCCACGGAGGACGTCGAGCGGGCGCGCCCGGCGTTGATGGGCTACAGCCGCGGTGTCGAGCACGTCGGCGCGCTCGGCGCCGGCCAGATCGCCAAGGCCTGCAACAACCTCCTGCACTGGGTGCACAGCGTCGCCAACTTCGAGACGCTGGCGCTGGCCAAGCGCTACGGCGTCGACGCGCAGCGGATGCGCGAGGTCCTGCTGCAGTCCCCGGCGGAGAACGGCACGCTGCGGCGCTGGGACGGGACCCGCTTCACCTGGCAGGAGAAGGACATGGACCTGGTCACCGAGCTGGCCCAGGAGGGCGGCTTGATGCTGCCGCTGACCGGCCAGGTGGACCAGCTGGTGAAGTCGCTCACGGCCGGGGACGTGGCCGACCTGCTCTACGGCGAGGAGTGCCGCTACCTCGGCAGGGTGGTGTCTGCGATGAGCGCCGCTGACGGGGGCCTGTAG
- a CDS encoding class II aldolase/adducin family protein gives MDTTLLELRRTIALGCRILAATGATTPILGHVSHRLPDGRVLVRCRGPQESGLLFTTVDDIRLVELDDSGEVGDGYRLPNEYPIHAEILRARPDVASVVHAHPVAAVVAGLADRPLRPVVGAFNIPAYRMAADGVPLWPHRGLVRTAEAGRSLAATLGDGSAALLLGHGVVTVGDNPRESVLRTLDLDELARLTVAVAGLDGRPDEVSEADRADLPDLGSAFNEAVVWRYHVRRLALRGLDDVDRIDAGKEPR, from the coding sequence ATGGACACAACGCTGCTGGAGCTGCGCCGTACGATCGCGTTGGGCTGCCGCATCCTCGCTGCCACCGGCGCGACCACGCCGATCCTCGGCCACGTCAGCCACCGGCTGCCCGACGGTCGGGTGCTGGTGCGGTGCCGCGGTCCCCAGGAGAGCGGCCTGCTGTTCACCACGGTCGACGACATCCGCCTGGTCGAGCTCGACGACAGCGGGGAGGTGGGCGACGGGTACCGGCTGCCCAACGAGTACCCCATCCACGCCGAGATCCTGCGGGCACGGCCCGACGTCGCCTCGGTCGTGCATGCCCACCCGGTGGCGGCCGTGGTGGCCGGTCTGGCCGATCGTCCGCTGCGGCCGGTCGTCGGCGCGTTCAACATCCCGGCGTATCGGATGGCGGCCGACGGCGTCCCGCTCTGGCCCCACCGGGGCCTGGTGCGGACCGCCGAGGCGGGCCGCTCGCTGGCCGCCACGCTGGGCGACGGGAGTGCCGCGCTGCTCCTGGGTCACGGCGTGGTGACCGTCGGCGACAACCCCCGCGAGTCGGTGCTGCGCACGCTCGACCTCGACGAGCTGGCCCGATTGACCGTCGCTGTCGCCGGCCTCGACGGTCGGCCCGACGAGGTGAGCGAGGCGGATCGTGCCGACCTGCCCGACCTCGGCTCGGCGTTCAACGAGGCGGTCGTCTGGCGCTATCACGTCAGGAGACTGGCCCTCCGGGGCCTGGACGACGTCGACCGGATCGACGCAGGGAAGGAGCCACGATGA
- a CDS encoding amidohydrolase family protein: MIIDIHGHYTTAPGELQAFRDAQLAGLTDPSAPAPTLADISDEQLRDSVERNQLAVLRERGGDVMLFSPKASGMEHHVGDRAVAAAWARASNDLCHRLGELFPEHFVPVAQLPQTPDGELDGVIAELRRTVGLGFVGANVNPDPSGTWAGLPITDASWFPLWEVVEELDVPAMIHVSTACNSNFHTLGAHYLNADTSVFAQLLQGDLFQRFPRLRLVIPHGGGAVPYHWGRYRGLAMRNGWQDPAELLGNVFFDTCVYHQAGVDLLTRVIPPENILFASEMLGAVRGADPDTGIAWDDTLRYVDAAVRDAEALAAIHESNARRVYPALDRRLAAQGR; encoded by the coding sequence GTGATCATCGACATCCACGGCCACTACACCACCGCTCCCGGCGAGCTGCAGGCGTTCCGCGACGCCCAGCTCGCCGGACTCACCGACCCGTCGGCGCCGGCGCCGACCCTGGCCGACATCAGCGACGAGCAGCTGCGCGACTCGGTGGAGCGCAACCAGCTCGCGGTCCTGCGCGAGCGCGGCGGCGACGTCATGCTGTTCTCGCCGAAGGCGTCGGGCATGGAGCACCACGTGGGCGACCGCGCGGTGGCCGCCGCGTGGGCGCGGGCGTCCAACGACCTGTGCCACCGGCTCGGCGAGCTCTTTCCGGAGCACTTCGTGCCCGTCGCCCAGCTGCCCCAGACGCCCGACGGCGAGCTCGACGGCGTGATCGCCGAGCTGCGCCGCACCGTGGGGCTCGGCTTCGTCGGCGCCAACGTGAACCCGGACCCGTCCGGCACCTGGGCGGGGCTGCCGATCACCGATGCGTCCTGGTTCCCGCTGTGGGAGGTCGTCGAGGAGCTCGACGTGCCGGCGATGATCCACGTGTCCACCGCGTGCAACAGCAACTTCCACACGTTGGGCGCGCACTACCTCAACGCCGACACCAGCGTCTTCGCTCAACTCTTGCAGGGCGACCTGTTCCAGCGCTTCCCGAGGCTGCGGCTGGTGATCCCGCACGGCGGTGGTGCGGTGCCCTATCACTGGGGCCGCTACCGCGGCCTGGCGATGCGCAACGGCTGGCAGGACCCGGCCGAGTTGCTCGGCAACGTCTTCTTCGACACCTGCGTCTACCACCAGGCGGGCGTCGACCTGCTGACCCGGGTGATCCCGCCCGAGAACATCCTGTTCGCCTCCGAGATGCTCGGCGCCGTCCGCGGCGCCGACCCCGACACCGGTATCGCCTGGGACGACACGCTGCGCTACGTCGACGCTGCCGTCCGCGACGCCGAGGCGCTCGCGGCGATCCACGAGAGCAACGCCCGTCGCGTCTACCCCGCCCTCGACCGCCGGCTCGCCGCGCAGGGCCGCTGA
- a CDS encoding 4-carboxy-4-hydroxy-2-oxoadipate aldolase/oxaloacetate decarboxylase yields MVTNPPRAERELVDALAAYGVATIHEAQGRTGLLGSHLNPIQTGTRIAGSAVTVTVAPGDNTTIGVAVEQCSDGDVLVVTPTAPCDMGYFGDLLATSLQARGVRGLVIDAGVRDVADLREMGFPVWSRCVSAEGTGKGTVGDVNVPIAIAGRVVAPGDAIVADDDGVVVVPRLRLAEVLAAATAREEKEALSRARYAAGEIALDVNDMRPLLERAGVRYVEYSQWHREQQA; encoded by the coding sequence GTGGTGACGAACCCGCCGCGGGCGGAGCGCGAGCTGGTCGATGCCCTCGCGGCGTACGGCGTGGCGACGATCCACGAGGCCCAGGGCCGTACCGGTCTGCTCGGCTCCCACCTCAACCCGATCCAGACGGGCACGCGGATCGCCGGCAGTGCCGTCACCGTCACCGTGGCCCCGGGTGACAACACCACGATCGGCGTCGCCGTCGAGCAGTGCTCGGACGGTGACGTGCTCGTGGTGACCCCGACCGCGCCCTGCGACATGGGTTACTTCGGCGATCTGCTCGCCACGTCGCTGCAGGCACGCGGCGTTCGCGGCCTGGTCATCGACGCGGGCGTGCGCGATGTCGCCGACCTCCGCGAGATGGGCTTCCCGGTCTGGTCGCGGTGCGTCTCGGCGGAGGGCACCGGCAAGGGCACGGTCGGCGACGTCAACGTGCCGATCGCGATCGCGGGTCGTGTCGTCGCGCCCGGCGACGCGATCGTCGCCGACGACGACGGTGTGGTCGTGGTGCCGCGGCTTCGCCTGGCCGAGGTGCTGGCCGCGGCGACCGCGCGCGAGGAGAAGGAGGCCTTGTCGCGCGCTCGCTATGCCGCCGGGGAGATCGCGCTCGACGTCAACGACATGCGCCCGCTGCTGGAGCGGGCCGGCGTCCGGTACGTCGAGTACAGCCAGTGGCACAGGGAGCAGCAGGCGTGA
- a CDS encoding zinc-dependent alcohol dehydrogenase produces the protein MTEKVRAAVRVAPGTTEMREFDRPEIDADSALLKVEVAGICGTDVKLYSNPPTSPATQGPVIMGHENVGVIAEAGEKFLQRHNVAIGDRVFLEHYVGCFNCEWCRIGEYRHCEATDWRTNADARRFGYTSADFPGTLWGGFSEYMYLPWNAVMHKIPATITAEQAGLVMPLSNGIEWALLTAGIGYQDTVLIQGPGQQGLSQLVAAKQAGAAKVIMSGTTRDKRRFDLARQLGADEVIDVLTEDPREKIMDLTDGRGLDVVLDCTSRAGTAPVLLGIDVLKRREGTLLIQGELAAFPDFPVKQVTEKAITIKSARGHSFKACELAVAQLASGRYPLEMLATHRYGIDQVDHAIRVLAGETDEDAIHISMMPELIGQPGGAVR, from the coding sequence ATGACGGAGAAGGTGCGAGCGGCGGTCCGGGTCGCCCCGGGCACGACGGAGATGCGCGAGTTCGATCGGCCCGAGATCGACGCCGATTCAGCTCTCCTCAAGGTCGAGGTCGCCGGCATCTGCGGGACCGACGTGAAGCTGTACAGCAACCCGCCGACGAGCCCTGCCACGCAGGGGCCGGTGATCATGGGACACGAGAACGTCGGTGTGATCGCGGAGGCAGGTGAGAAGTTCCTCCAGCGGCACAACGTCGCGATCGGGGACCGCGTCTTCCTCGAGCACTACGTCGGCTGCTTCAACTGCGAGTGGTGTCGGATCGGCGAGTACCGCCACTGCGAGGCCACCGACTGGCGCACCAACGCCGACGCCCGCCGCTTCGGCTACACGTCGGCTGACTTCCCCGGCACCTTGTGGGGAGGGTTCTCGGAGTACATGTACCTGCCGTGGAACGCGGTGATGCACAAGATCCCCGCCACCATCACCGCTGAGCAGGCCGGCCTGGTCATGCCGCTCTCCAACGGCATCGAGTGGGCACTCCTCACCGCCGGGATCGGCTACCAGGACACCGTGCTGATCCAAGGGCCCGGACAGCAAGGCCTCTCCCAGCTGGTCGCCGCCAAGCAGGCCGGCGCCGCGAAGGTGATCATGTCGGGCACGACCCGTGACAAGCGCCGCTTCGACCTCGCCAGGCAACTCGGGGCGGACGAGGTCATCGACGTCCTCACCGAGGACCCGCGGGAGAAGATCATGGACCTCACCGACGGCCGTGGCCTCGACGTCGTGCTCGACTGCACCTCCCGGGCGGGCACCGCCCCGGTGCTGCTGGGCATCGACGTCCTCAAGCGGCGCGAAGGCACCCTGCTGATCCAGGGCGAGCTGGCGGCGTTCCCCGACTTCCCGGTCAAGCAGGTCACCGAGAAGGCGATCACGATCAAGTCCGCGCGCGGGCACTCGTTCAAGGCCTGCGAGCTCGCCGTCGCCCAGCTCGCGTCCGGCCGCTATCCCCTCGAGATGCTCGCCACCCACCGGTACGGCATCGACCAGGTCGACCACGCCATCCGCGTGCTCGCCGGCGAGACCGACGAGGACGCCATCCACATCTCGATGATGCCCGAGCTCATCGGCCAGCCCGGGGGTGCAGTGCGTTGA
- a CDS encoding RpiB/LacA/LacB family sugar-phosphate isomerase gives MRIALAADHHGVALKSRLFDRLAAAGHAVTDAGTDDPDVIVDYPPLCAAVSRLVARGEADLAIVIGGSGQGEVIACNKIRGVRAGLAYSRFSVQISRGNNDANVMVLGTKVLAEAEALELVELWLATPFKGAEHRRRVEQISALEADSPHPAGG, from the coding sequence ATGCGGATCGCGCTCGCCGCGGACCATCACGGGGTCGCGCTGAAGTCGCGGCTGTTCGACCGGCTGGCCGCTGCGGGCCACGCTGTCACCGATGCCGGCACGGACGACCCCGACGTGATCGTGGACTACCCCCCGCTGTGCGCGGCAGTGTCGCGGCTGGTCGCGCGCGGGGAGGCCGACCTGGCCATCGTGATCGGTGGCAGCGGGCAGGGCGAGGTCATCGCGTGCAACAAGATCCGGGGCGTGCGGGCCGGGCTGGCCTACAGCCGGTTCAGCGTGCAGATCTCGCGAGGCAACAACGACGCCAACGTGATGGTGCTGGGCACCAAGGTGCTCGCCGAGGCGGAGGCGCTCGAGTTGGTGGAGCTCTGGCTCGCGACACCGTTCAAGGGTGCCGAGCATCGGCGCCGCGTGGAGCAGATCAGCGCGCTGGAAGCAGACTCGCCACACCCAGCGGGGGGATGA
- a CDS encoding 2,3-bisphosphoglycerate-dependent phosphoglycerate mutase, whose protein sequence is MGPLVLLRHGESTANAGELFAGWLDVPLTPRGIGQACAAGHALAALRPTEIHTSVLGRAINTAHLLADAAGWTTPLRRDWRLNERHYGALQGLHKDLARSRYGAEDVERWRRAVDVRPPPADQDALARQLADARYGASEARLTRSESLADVAARMRPYWEAVLRPLLADGGRVLVVSHGNALRVLLHLATGRPLAETALAQVPTATPIIPPLGVASLLPAR, encoded by the coding sequence ATGGGCCCCCTCGTGCTGCTGCGGCACGGCGAGAGCACCGCGAACGCCGGAGAGCTCTTCGCGGGCTGGCTCGACGTCCCCCTCACCCCGCGCGGCATCGGCCAGGCGTGCGCCGCCGGGCACGCCCTGGCCGCCCTGCGGCCGACCGAGATCCACACCTCGGTGCTCGGCCGGGCGATCAACACCGCGCACCTCCTCGCCGATGCGGCGGGCTGGACGACACCGCTGCGGCGCGACTGGCGGTTGAACGAGCGCCACTACGGCGCGCTCCAGGGTCTGCACAAGGACCTGGCGCGCAGCCGGTACGGCGCGGAGGACGTCGAGCGCTGGCGCCGCGCCGTCGACGTACGCCCGCCGCCGGCCGACCAGGACGCGCTCGCGAGGCAGCTGGCCGACGCTCGGTACGGCGCCTCCGAGGCGCGTCTGACCAGGAGCGAGAGCCTGGCCGATGTCGCCGCCCGGATGCGGCCCTACTGGGAGGCCGTCCTGCGTCCCCTGCTCGCCGATGGCGGCCGGGTGCTGGTCGTCTCGCACGGCAACGCGCTGCGCGTCCTGCTGCATCTGGCGACCGGCCGGCCGTTGGCCGAGACGGCCCTGGCGCAGGTCCCGACGGCGACGCCGATCATCCCCCCGCTGGGTGTGGCGAGTCTGCTTCCAGCGCGCTGA
- a CDS encoding alpha/beta fold hydrolase codes for MPIVDLGGIPTRYQTVGEGPPLLMFSPGGFDSSLENWTTFGRYRDLGFVDAFRSSYTCVVFDRRESGRSGGRVERLTWSAYVDQALRLIDHLGLDRVHTMGGCVGCSTAAALAVAAPERVRSMVLFSPAGGPRYRMAQHRRFVQHLAFVAEHGLPAVVDLARSTEAGFSQDPRVGPWAAPLRTDAAFAASYAAGDPARYELVVTGTVRGLFDRDTVPGVEAEDLMTLDVPALVVPGQDSSHAPSAARYLQECLPVHEYWDVPVAEQTALTAPRRILTFLGEH; via the coding sequence GTGCCGATCGTCGACCTCGGCGGCATCCCGACCCGCTACCAGACAGTGGGAGAGGGTCCTCCGTTGCTGATGTTCAGCCCCGGCGGCTTCGACTCGAGCCTGGAGAACTGGACGACGTTCGGCCGCTACCGCGACCTCGGCTTCGTCGACGCGTTCCGTTCCTCCTACACCTGCGTGGTCTTCGACCGGCGCGAGTCCGGTCGCTCCGGCGGCCGGGTCGAGCGGCTGACCTGGTCCGCGTACGTCGACCAGGCCCTGCGGCTCATCGACCATCTCGGCCTCGACCGGGTGCACACCATGGGCGGATGCGTCGGCTGCTCGACGGCGGCGGCGCTCGCCGTCGCCGCGCCTGAGCGGGTGCGCAGCATGGTGCTCTTCTCCCCGGCCGGCGGCCCGCGCTACCGGATGGCGCAGCACCGCCGCTTCGTCCAGCACCTCGCGTTCGTCGCCGAGCACGGCCTCCCAGCCGTCGTCGACCTGGCCCGTTCCACCGAGGCCGGGTTCTCCCAGGACCCACGGGTCGGTCCGTGGGCCGCTCCGTTGCGCACGGACGCGGCGTTCGCCGCGTCGTACGCCGCCGGGGATCCGGCACGCTATGAGCTGGTCGTGACAGGCACCGTGCGGGGGCTGTTCGACCGCGACACCGTCCCGGGAGTGGAGGCCGAGGACCTCATGACGCTCGACGTCCCCGCGCTGGTCGTGCCGGGCCAGGACTCCTCCCACGCGCCGTCCGCCGCGCGCTACCTCCAGGAGTGCCTGCCCGTGCACGAGTACTGGGACGTGCCGGTCGCCGAGCAGACCGCTCTCACCGCTCCGCGCCGGATCCTGACCTTCCTGGGGGAGCACTGA
- a CDS encoding 3-methyl-2-oxobutanoate hydroxymethyltransferase → MSTAPRADKVTIPALRAMKAAGEKSVCFVAWDYQMAQLADRAGAEIVSVGDTVGVNLWGQPHPLEITMGEILVVAKAVRRGVRRALLSVDFPFGPLQEGVETAVRAAVRLAKEAGVDLVKLDGASDFPEAVEAITRAGIPVFAQFGITPQTSLKYGVEYSAASTARVPDGMLEELVAEAKRLESAGAVALNLTNSGPVVGPAVVDAVAIPVLGGFGGGPWLDGRIRMVTAAIGYHAANVDSEPDTYANVARVAYDALVACASDIRGARRLRGQK, encoded by the coding sequence ATGAGTACGGCGCCGCGCGCCGACAAGGTCACGATCCCCGCGCTGCGGGCGATGAAGGCCGCCGGTGAGAAGAGCGTCTGCTTCGTCGCCTGGGACTACCAGATGGCTCAGCTGGCCGACCGTGCCGGCGCCGAGATCGTCTCCGTCGGCGACACGGTCGGGGTCAACCTGTGGGGTCAGCCGCACCCGCTCGAGATCACCATGGGAGAGATCCTGGTGGTCGCCAAGGCGGTGCGGCGCGGCGTGCGGCGAGCACTCCTCAGCGTCGACTTCCCGTTCGGCCCGCTGCAGGAGGGTGTCGAGACCGCGGTGCGGGCTGCGGTGCGCCTGGCCAAGGAGGCCGGCGTGGACCTGGTGAAGCTGGACGGCGCGTCGGACTTCCCCGAGGCCGTCGAGGCGATCACCCGCGCGGGGATCCCGGTCTTCGCGCAGTTCGGGATCACGCCGCAGACCTCGCTGAAGTACGGCGTGGAGTACTCCGCTGCGAGCACCGCCCGGGTGCCCGACGGGATGCTCGAGGAGCTGGTCGCCGAGGCCAAGCGGCTGGAGTCCGCCGGCGCTGTCGCGCTCAACCTCACGAACTCGGGTCCGGTCGTCGGCCCCGCGGTCGTGGACGCCGTCGCCATCCCGGTGCTCGGTGGCTTCGGCGGCGGCCCGTGGCTCGACGGCCGGATCCGGATGGTCACGGCGGCCATCGGCTACCACGCCGCCAACGTGGACAGTGAGCCCGACACCTACGCGAACGTGGCGAGGGTGGCCTACGACGCCCTCGTCGCCTGTGCGTCCGACATCCGCGGCGCGCGCCGGCTCCGCGGCCAGAAGTAG
- a CDS encoding aromatic ring-hydroxylating dioxygenase subunit alpha — MLRPDINDLLTQTGPGTPMGDLFRRYWQPVLHTEELPEDGCPPVRVKILSERLIAVRTPEGEYGLMDEFCAHRGVSMFFGRVEEGGIRCPYHGWKYNAAGQAVDVPSELDNSDFCKNVKLRSYPLVKVGDILWAYLGDPAAQPPLPSWEFATVPEKQTFTSKRFQECNWLQALEGGIDSSHVTWLHGGGPSGKGLEADPLFAGSRGNHYNKNDLKPFFEVVENDGGLLIGARRNAEDGQYYWRVTPWVLPNFTMVPPRGDHPMHGHFWVPIDDENCWAWSFDYHPARELSVKEVDAMRAGAGVHSENIPGTYRPVANKENDYLIDRDKQRTGELFSGVKGIAIQDSSLQESMGPIVDRTKERLVATDAGIIKARQKLRRAVEALRDHGTEPVGNVPEHQAIRSVAIVLPADQPFVEGIGEAFQARPGVPQTTV; from the coding sequence ATGCTGCGTCCTGACATCAACGACCTGCTCACCCAGACCGGTCCGGGTACCCCGATGGGCGACCTGTTCCGCCGCTACTGGCAGCCGGTGCTGCACACCGAGGAGCTGCCGGAGGACGGCTGCCCGCCCGTCCGGGTGAAGATCCTCTCGGAGCGACTCATCGCGGTCCGCACCCCCGAGGGTGAGTACGGCCTGATGGACGAGTTCTGCGCCCACCGGGGAGTCTCGATGTTCTTCGGCCGGGTCGAGGAGGGCGGCATCCGCTGCCCGTACCACGGCTGGAAGTACAACGCCGCGGGCCAGGCCGTCGACGTTCCCAGCGAGCTGGACAACTCCGACTTCTGCAAGAACGTCAAGCTCCGCTCCTACCCGCTGGTCAAGGTCGGCGACATCCTGTGGGCCTACCTCGGAGATCCCGCAGCGCAGCCGCCGCTCCCGTCGTGGGAGTTCGCCACCGTCCCGGAGAAGCAGACGTTCACCTCCAAGCGGTTCCAGGAGTGCAACTGGCTCCAGGCGCTCGAAGGCGGCATCGACTCCAGCCACGTCACGTGGCTGCACGGCGGTGGACCGTCGGGCAAGGGCCTGGAGGCCGACCCCCTCTTCGCCGGCTCCAGGGGCAACCACTACAACAAGAACGACCTCAAGCCGTTCTTCGAGGTCGTCGAGAACGACGGCGGCCTCCTGATCGGTGCCCGCCGCAACGCCGAGGACGGCCAGTACTACTGGCGCGTGACCCCCTGGGTGCTGCCGAACTTCACCATGGTCCCACCGCGCGGCGACCATCCGATGCACGGCCACTTCTGGGTGCCGATCGACGACGAGAACTGCTGGGCGTGGAGCTTCGACTACCACCCGGCTCGGGAGCTCTCCGTCAAGGAGGTCGACGCGATGAGGGCAGGTGCCGGCGTCCACAGCGAGAACATCCCCGGCACCTACCGGCCGGTGGCGAACAAGGAGAACGACTACCTGATCGACCGGGACAAGCAGCGGACCGGCGAGCTCTTCTCCGGCGTCAAGGGCATCGCGATCCAGGACTCCTCGCTCCAGGAGAGCATGGGCCCGATCGTGGACCGGACCAAGGAGCGCCTGGTGGCGACGGACGCCGGCATCATCAAGGCCCGGCAGAAGCTGCGCCGGGCCGTGGAGGCGCTGCGCGACCACGGCACCGAGCCGGTCGGCAACGTGCCCGAGCACCAGGCGATCCGCTCGGTGGCGATCGTGCTGCCCGCCGACCAGCCGTTCGTCGAGGGGATCGGCGAGGCCTTCCAGGCTCGCCCGGGCGTCCCGCAGACGACGGTCTGA
- a CDS encoding 2Fe-2S iron-sulfur cluster-binding protein has translation MPKVVYVSADGEERVVDAAAGENVMAAAVRSGVPGIVGECGGQLSCATCHVWVREDFRDRVGGPGEMEADLLDLGVTDFTEASRLGCQITVTDELDGLVVEPRAEAWH, from the coding sequence GTGCCCAAGGTCGTCTATGTCAGCGCCGACGGCGAGGAGCGTGTCGTCGATGCCGCCGCGGGCGAGAACGTGATGGCCGCCGCCGTCCGTTCCGGGGTTCCCGGCATCGTGGGCGAGTGTGGCGGCCAGCTCTCGTGCGCCACCTGCCACGTCTGGGTCCGCGAGGACTTCCGCGACCGCGTCGGCGGTCCCGGCGAGATGGAGGCGGACCTCCTCGATCTCGGCGTCACCGACTTCACCGAGGCGAGCCGGCTCGGCTGCCAGATCACCGTCACCGACGAGCTGGACGGCCTCGTCGTCGAGCCGCGCGCCGAAGCGTGGCACTGA
- a CDS encoding MarR family transcriptional regulator: MSSSEALVMDAGLARTLPLAVMRLRRRLLNERHPDNDLSLGAMAVAAALEHHGDMALGALAQRERVRPPSMTRTVNCLEEGGYVVRRPGETDRRQVIVSLTDKGRETLRVDRARRTEWLAQRLGQLDEADRAILSDAIPLLEMLARA; encoded by the coding sequence ATGTCATCCTCGGAAGCCCTCGTCATGGACGCCGGCCTCGCCCGCACACTGCCGCTGGCCGTGATGCGTCTGCGTCGCCGGCTGCTGAACGAGCGGCACCCCGACAACGACCTGTCATTGGGCGCGATGGCGGTCGCAGCGGCACTGGAGCATCACGGGGACATGGCGCTGGGCGCGCTGGCCCAGCGCGAGCGGGTGCGCCCGCCGAGCATGACCCGTACCGTCAACTGTCTCGAGGAGGGCGGGTACGTCGTGCGCCGGCCCGGGGAGACCGATCGGCGCCAGGTGATCGTGTCACTCACCGACAAGGGGCGTGAGACGCTCCGGGTCGACCGCGCCCGCCGTACCGAGTGGCTGGCCCAGCGACTCGGTCAGCTCGACGAGGCCGACCGTGCGATCCTGTCGGACGCGATCCCTCTCCTCGAGATGCTCGCCCGCGCGTGA
- a CDS encoding phosphatase PAP2 family protein: MALATVQHTRTVTTADDGWYRTITSFADRTGWLHRPIEVYTTASIVLLVVMTAVAWWYARSRSNPRDLAAVAWVGIGAVLCVAGGLLLKQVFQETRPCQALMVHSVQACPGPTDYSFPSDHMTVAVALAVGLWIVNRTIGLVAVALAALEGFSRIYLGQHYPHDVIGAIILSCVVMLVGWRLASRPLTRLIEALGNTRLRPLLSVGAPPLRRRSTLE, from the coding sequence ATGGCACTGGCCACCGTCCAGCACACCAGGACCGTCACGACTGCCGACGACGGCTGGTACCGGACGATCACGTCGTTCGCCGACCGCACCGGATGGCTGCACCGGCCGATCGAGGTCTACACCACCGCCAGCATCGTGCTCCTGGTGGTGATGACGGCTGTCGCATGGTGGTACGCCCGCTCGCGCTCGAACCCCCGGGACCTCGCCGCGGTGGCGTGGGTCGGGATCGGCGCCGTCCTCTGCGTCGCCGGTGGCCTGCTCCTCAAGCAGGTCTTCCAGGAGACCCGGCCGTGCCAAGCGCTCATGGTGCACAGCGTGCAGGCCTGTCCCGGCCCCACCGACTACTCGTTCCCCTCCGACCACATGACGGTCGCGGTGGCGCTCGCCGTCGGCCTCTGGATCGTGAACCGCACCATCGGCCTCGTGGCCGTCGCACTCGCCGCTCTGGAGGGCTTCTCGAGGATCTACCTGGGCCAGCACTACCCCCACGACGTCATCGGCGCGATCATCCTCAGCTGCGTCGTGATGCTCGTCGGCTGGCGGTTGGCGAGCCGACCGTTGACCAGGCTCATCGAGGCACTCGGGAACACGCGATTGCGCCCCCTGCTCAGCGTGGGCGCTCCGCCGCTCCGCCGGCGGTCCACCCTGGAGTGA